The Balearica regulorum gibbericeps isolate bBalReg1 chromosome 30, bBalReg1.pri, whole genome shotgun sequence genome includes a window with the following:
- the AKAP8L gene encoding A-kinase anchor protein 8-like → MSYSGYGDWNSGTNRGYEGYSYGYGYGQDNSGNYGYGMATSNSWEMANSDVDINPDGSGGGNADAVIAKMNQRLDMVSHMDADAMQGGHYGSGGDRYDSYESYDSRSSMNDRDMYRSGYDYNESEHDNDNAYEGHYDNFYGNRRDQYQNRARDNFGQRGQNWGRDGRNNRPMASSYPGRMGGQWNEPPQSMGSRGLGPHGSSRLPSLFSHNIIPELGMFQGMRGFSGNMRYGGGMMKQRMRRNWKMWDSDFKPQKKKIKKDPTAKKRKQTNSSDEPDSKAAKTDGSDNSDSDNEEGTEGESGEKEEKEGSRGEGEDEEGKDSEKGALTIQEEISQIKRKLQAGKKTQERQKKRHRDRMVERIQFVCSLCKYRTFYDDEMNSHLESKFHKEHFKFVGTKLPQQTADFLQEYVANKTRKTEERRKAIEDINAVIQQIYRDQDLTQDVGMEHFIKKVEAAHCAACDLFIPMQYGIIQKHLKSLDHNHNRRAMMEQSKKSSLVVARSILNNKLISKKLERYLKGENPFTDDPEEKEEHEEGEGGASGSVEEGTAEGADENKDEEENPEEENPEEENQEEENLEEENPEDDENPEEENLEEENKDPEENPGRGENEEEREETGTETEIAQPQAQTEAEPDAEKAEEQTSPPAEESLPEEEEQQPVEGVEVDDEEEESEEPAAAQEEEEDAE, encoded by the exons GTTATGGAGACTGGAACTCTGGGACGAACAGAG GTTACGAGGGATACAGTTACGGCTATGGATACGGCCAGGATAACTCGGGGAATTACGGATACGGCATGGCCACGTCAAACTCCTGGGAAATGGCCAATTCGGACGTTGACATCAACCCCGACGGTTCGGGCGGCGGCAACGCTGACGCCGTCATCGCGAAAATGAACCAGCGCTTAGACATGGTGTCGCACATGGACGCGGACGCGATGCAGGGAGGACACTACGGATCTGGCGGAGACAG GTACGACTCGTACGAATCCTACGACTCGAGGTCATCGATGAACGACCGTGACATGTACCGATCCGGCTACGATTACAACGAATCCGAACACGATAACGATAACGCCTACGAAGGTCACTACGACAACTTTTACGGAAACCGTCGGGATCAATACCAGAACAGAGCACGGGATAACTTTGGTCAACGGGGTCAGAATTGGGGTAGAGACGGACGCAATAACAGACCCATGGCGTCTTCCTATCCTGGGCGCATGGGCGGACAGTGGAACGAGCCGCCGCAATCGATGGGATCGCGAGGTCTCGGTCCCCACGGCTCCTCCAGgctcccttccctcttctcccacaACATTATCCCAGAACTCGGCATGTTCCAGGGAATGCGAGGTTTCTCGGGAAATATGCGTTACGGAGGAGGAATGATGAAACAACGAATGAGGAGAAACTGGAAAATGTGGGACTCGGATTTTAAA ccccagaaaaagaaaatcaaaaaagATCCCACCGCCAAGAAGCggaagcaaacaaacagctcCGACGAACCCGACAGCAAGGCGGCGAAGACGGATGGCTCCGACAACTCCGACTCCGACAACG AGGAGGGAACGGAAGGAGAATcgggagaaaaagaggagaaagaaggctccaggggt GAGGGGgaagatgaagaaggaaaagattcaGAGAAAG GTGCTTTAACAATTCAAGAAGAGATCAGTCAAATCAAACGCAAATTGCAGGCGGGCAAGAAAACTCAAGAGAGGCAAAAGAAGAGGCATCGGGATCGCATGGTAGAAAG GATCCAGTTTGTTTGTTCGTTATGCAAATATCGGACCTTCTACGATGACGAGATGAACAGTCACCTTGAGAGTAAATTCCATAAGGAACACTTCAAGTTTGTTGGAACCAAGTTGCCTCAACAAACAGCTGATTTTCTCCAG GAATACGTTGCTAATAAAACTAGGAAAACGGAAGAGCGTCGTAAAGCAATTGAAGACATTAACGCGGTTATTCAGCAGATTTACAGGGACCAAGACCTTACGCAAG ACGTTGGCATGgagcattttattaaaaaggtgGAGGCGGCTCACTGCGCTGCCTGTGACCTCTTCATCCCGATGCAGTACGGCATCATCCAGAAACACTTGAAGTCGCTCGACCACAACCACAACCGCAGG GCCATGATGGAACAGTCCAAGAAATCGTCGCTAGTAGTCGCAAGGAGTATTCTCAACAACAAATTAATCAGTAAGAAACTGGAGCGGTACCTGAAG ggTGAGAATCCTTTCACGGATgatccagaagaaaaagaggagcacgaggaaggagaagggggagcCAGTGGAAGTGTAGAGGAAGGAACAGCAGAAGGAGCAGATGAAAAcaaggatgaggaggagaatccagaagaagaaaatccagaggaggaaaatcaagaggaagaaaatctggaagaggaaaatcCAGAAGACGATGAAAATCCAGAGGAGGAAAatctggaagaggaaaacaaggatCCCGAAGAGAACCCAGGAAGAGGTGAAAATGAGGAGGAGCGAGAAGAAACGGGGACAGAGACAGAAATTGCGCAGCCACAAGCACAAACGGAGGCGGAGCCGGATGCGGAAAAGGCGGAGGAGCAGACGTCCCCGCCTGCGGAGGAATCTCTCCCTGAGGAAGAAGAGCAACAGCCAGTAGAAGGGGTGGAGGTGGatgatgaggaggaagagagtgaggaacctgctgcagcacaagaggaggaggaggatgcggAGTAA